Genomic segment of Nothobranchius furzeri strain GRZ-AD chromosome 12, NfurGRZ-RIMD1, whole genome shotgun sequence:
ctgtgtggactctcatgtgattgtttaaaagtgcttttctgataCATCTGtaatcacagagctcacaggcaaaaggcttctctcctgtgtggactatcATGTGATCCTTTAAACTATTTTTatagctaaatctttgtccacagagctcacaggcaaaaggcttccctCCTGTGTGGCCTCTCATGTGATGGTTTAAACTATGTTTATtgctaaatctttgttcacagagctcacagtcaaaaggcttctctcctgtgtggactctcatgtgatagtttaaatgtgccttttgggtacatctgtatccacagagctcacaggcaaaaggcttatctcctgtgtggactctcatgtgtgtgtttaactttGCCTTTACAgtgcatctgtatccacagagctcacaggcaaaaggcttctctcctgtgtggactctcatgtggtcttttaaaatatgtttatggctaaatctttgtccacagagctcacaggcaaaaggcttctctcctgtgtggactctcatgtgatggtttaaatgtgccttttgggtacatctgtatccacagagctcacaggcaaaaggcttctctcctgtgtggactctcatgtgtgtgtttaaatttgcctttcgggtgcatctgtatccacagagctcacaggtaaaaggcttctcccctgtgtggactctcatgtgtgtgtttaaacttgccttttgggtacatctgtatccacagagatcacaggcaaaaggcttctctcctgtgtggactttcatgtgttttCTTAAATTatgtttatggctaaatctttgtccacagagctcacaggcaaaaggcttatcacctgtgtggactctcatgtgtttatttaaacttgccttttgggtacatctgtatccacagagcttacAGGCAAAAGGCTTTTCTCCGGTGTGGCCTTTCATATGACTGGTTAAACTggactttcggctaaatcttttcccacagtcatcacaactaaatgatttcagttgtttctggacttttctgcatgagcctccatgttgtttctctttcacacattttgaATTAACCAAACACTCTGAAGACtttactgctgaatgacttgtcactctcacatgtttctgaAGAGACCATTTGTGGAGGAACCgtataccacacacagggcagctaaatgatttgttgacTGTCTTAACACCTGACTCCGACgacttgttctcattacagccatggtctctgtttccagtttcaggcccagagtctgaacgctcagagtctagattcaaatcatcttcatcttctccactaacttcaatctctgaagaatcagatgtcttTTCATTGGGGTCCAGATCTAGGTTcttgctagtttctgctcctccaccaacttttgctgtcatctgcccagccaagctgctggttgggacacTTCCTTCTTTCACTGgatggttgtggaaatgtaagTGTAGAGGTTTCTCATCCATCTCCTCTCTCGTCCTTGAATCTGCAGTGAACCATGcagaaatatataaaataaaaatattcagtaaaaagagaagacaaaatacctaggggtgtttttgcaatcagtaatatacataaccaatgttggtaaacacattactatttatggtaatgcattacttttgcaaataactatgaatctaatgagttgctttTAAGCCTATACATCACTATTCGATTGGTAGAAGGAAAAAAAcgctatctgcaaattctgattaatgcctctcagagccggtcaaaccagccgtccgtcgctgctactgtggagcctagagatacCCTCGCAGCAGCAATGCGTCAGCCCCTCCCTTCCTTTCCCCAACACTGAAGGCGtgcagcggcaaaaatgtaaacaaacatatctGCTGAGCCTTTAATCCGTGAgagtgctgtaaagtttgtatcctacaacaaaatcaaggcgcggaggaagctcgttaaaatgcgtggaaacagtaaatgtaatacgcgttttaagaagaaactgtgggtggagtgaggtgagattgtaaggctcgctgcagaaataaaaacacagagcatcaacactcgtctgtaacccataaaataataatgagcatcatgctgctagatcagcagcttgtgatgacagttagttctgctcactaggtcagctgaccttaatccacaagatgggacatatggcactagaattccagataaagagctaggagcaaggccatttaaacatttgtaggccagaaccaaaatcttaaattgAACACAGAACTGAATTGGGGTCCAACGCAGAGAGGCAACAACTGGAGTGATATGATCAAATCGACCAGTGCCAGTCTAAAGACGGGTTGCAGCATTTTGAACTAGCTGCAGCCTAGCAATACATCCATTatcaacacccaagtaaagactATTGCAGTAGTCTAAACAAAATGCATTAAATGCATGAATAAGCTTCTCAAAACGATTCCTCATCAAAAAGGACTTATAAAGATTCTTTAGGTGAAAAAAAGCATACTTGAACCACATCATTGACTTGAACAACAAATTTAAGCTGAAAATCAATCTTAACACCCAAATTAGACACAACATCCTTTGCATCATATGAGACTGAGTAACTACAGGAGCACCACTTGGTGCAAACACAATCAACTCAGTCTTAGACTCATTAatctggagaaaattacaacccatCCACAATCATTAACCTCACGAAGACAACTCAGAGCTAAATCCTTAGCTTTAACAGGAGCATagacctgacagtcatcagcataaagttGAAAGTCAAGCTCATATTTCCTAAAGATGGCCCAAAGAGGGAGCAAATATAAACTGAAAAGCAGAGGACCAAGTACAGAGCCCTGTGGGACCCCATATTTTAGGGGAGCATCACTTGAGCAGAAGCTACCAATATTAACAGTAACatacctgtcagacaggtaggaactcATCCAGAACAGCACTGAACCAGAGAGACCAACAAACTTCTCCAGTCGATTGAGAAGTATAACATGATCAAGAGTACCAAAAGCAGCGGTCAGATCAAAGAGTAGTAAAAAGACTGTCACCCACATCAGTATATGTGTAAATATCATTGAACACTCTCACAAGCACTGTTTCAGTACTATGCTTTGTTCTAAAAGCTGATTGAAAAACTTCTAAAATTTGTTATCTAAATGGTCTGACAATTACTtaaaaacgactttctcaagaacCTTAGAAAGAAATAGCAGCGTAGAAATAGGTCGAAGATTGGATAATACAGAGACATCAAGACCGGGTTTCTTAAGGAGGGGTTTGATTACAGCTCTTTTCAGACTCTTTGGAACTTCCCCACACTGCAGACTAGAGTTGATTACATTATGAACCATATTTGAAATAGCTGAACAAACATTTTTATTAATAGATGGAATGATGTTGAGTGCAGAGCTGGCTGGTTTCATCCTTCCAACAATTTCATCCAACATATCTGGGGATACAGGGTCAAAAGAATTCAAAGTAGTTGAATCAAAACAGATATcttcatcaataaaactaaattgcTGGGGAATTTGAGCTTGAATAGTTTCGGTTTTGCCTATAAATTACAGTcgtggtcagaggtttacatacacttgtaaaaaatataatataatggctctactgagtgtcccgttatttctaaaactctgatgttTCTcttatagagtgattggaacagatacttctttgtcacaaaaaacattcatgaagtttggttctttaatgtcttcatTATGGGTTAacggagaaaagtgatcacatttgctgggtcacaaatatacatacagcagtgctaatatttggttacatgtcccttagccattttcacttcaattaggcgcttctggtagccatccacaagcttctggcaagcttctggttgaatctttgaccactcctcttgacagaattggtgaagttcagttaagtttgatggctttctgacatggacttgtctcttcagcactgtccacatgttttcaatggggtttaagtcaggactttgggaagaccattctaaaacccttattctagcctgatttagccattcctttaccacttttgatgtgtgtttggggtcattgtcctgttggaacacccaactgcgcccaagacccaaccttcgtgctgatgattttaggatatgttgaagaatgtgaaggtaatcctccttcttcattatcccatttactctctgtaaagcaccagttccattggcagcaaaacagccccacagcataatattcccaccaccatgcttgactgtaggcatggtgttcttggggttaaatgcCTCACCTTCTCTCCTCcatacatattgctgggcattgtggccaaaaagctcgatttttgtttcgtctgaccacagaactttcctccagaaggtcttatctttgtccatgtgatcagcagcaaacttcagtcgagccttaaggtgccgcttttggagcaagggcttccttcttgtacggcagcctctcagtccatggagatgcaaaacacgtttgactgtggacaatgacacctgtgttccagcagcttctaattcttggcagatctgctttttggtgattcttggttcactctttaccctcctgaccaatttctctcagcagcaggtgatagcttgcgttttcttcctgatcttggcagtgatgaaacagtgccatgcaccttatacttacaaacaattgtttgcactgttgctcttgggacctgcagctgctttgaaatggccccaagtgactttcctgacttgttcaagtcaataattcgctttttcagatccatgctgagctcctttgactttcccattgtagcgtttgtgggcgtttgtatccaatgagccctatttacctggcctaagagaagtcacccgctgtagtcactaatcactcacaagacgttaagAGCTGAACAAACATTTTTATTAATAGATGGAATGATGTTGAGTGCAGAGCTGGCTGGTTTCATCCTTCCAACAATTTCATCCAACATATCTGGGGATACAGGGTCAAAAGAATTCAAAGTAGTTGAATCAAAACAGATATcttcatcaataaaactaaattgcTGGGGAATTTGAGCTTGAATAGTTTCGGTTTTGCCTATAAATTACAGTcgtggtcagaggtttacatacacttgtaaaaaatataatataatggctctactgagtgtcccgttatttctaaaactctgatgttTCTcttatagagtgattggaacagatacttctttgtcacaaaaaacattcatgaagtttggttctttaatgtcttcatTATGGGTTAacggagaaaagtgatcacatttgctgggtcacaaatatacatacagcagtgctaatatttggttacatgtcccttagccattttcacttcaattaggcgcttctggtagccatccacaagcttctggcaagcttctggttgaatctttgaccactcctcttgacagaattggtgaagttcagttaagtttgatggctttctgacatggacttgtctcttcagcactgtccacatgttttcaatggggtttaagtcaggactttgggaagaccattctaaaacccttattctagcctgatttagccattcctttaccacttttgatgtgtgtttggggtcattgtcctgttggaacacccaactgcgcccaagacccaaccttcgtgctgatgattttaggatatgttgaagaatgtgaaggtaatcctccttcttcattatcccatttactctctgtaaagcaccagttccattggcagcaaaacagccccacagcataatattcccaccaccatgcttgactgtaggcatggtgttcttggggttaaatgcCTCACCTTCTCTCCTCcatacatattgctgggcattgtggccaaaaagctcgatttttgtttcgtctgaccacagaactttcctccagaaggtcttatctttgtccatgtgatcagcagcaaacttcagtcgagccttaaggtgccgcttttggagcaagggcttccttcttgtacggcagcctctcagtccatggagatgcaaaacacgtttgactgtggacaatgacacctgtgttccagcagcttctaattcttggcagatctgctttttggtgattcttggttcactctttaccctcctgaccaatttctctcagcagcaggtgatagcttgcgttttcttcctgatcttggcagtgatgaaacagtgccatgcaccttatacttacaaacaattgtttgcactgttgctcttgggacctgcagctgctttgaaatggccccaagtgactttcctgacttgttcaagtcaataattcgctttttcagatccatgctgagctcctttgactttcccattgtagcgtttgtgggcgtttgtatccaatgagccctatttacctggcctaagagaagtcacccgctgtagtcactaatcactcacaagacgttaagAGCTGAACAAACATTTTTATTAATAGATGGAATGATGTTGAGTGCAGAGCTGGCTGGTTTCATCCTTCCAACAATTTCATCCAACATATCTGGGGATACAGGGTCAAAAGAATTCAAAGTAGTTGAATCAAAACAGATATcttcatcaataaaactaaattgcTGGGGAATTTGAGCTTGAATAGTTTCGGTTTTGCCTATAAATTACAGTcgtggtcagaggtttacatacacttgt
This window contains:
- the LOC129157272 gene encoding zinc finger protein 665-like isoform X2, giving the protein MTAETGGGAGTSRNPDLNPHEQTSDSSVTEVSGDDEDDDDDDDDVNRDSGSETGDEDDDWNESRSSESDDSRTREEMDEKPLHLHFHNHPVKEGSVPTSSLAGQMTAKVGGGAETSKNLDLDPNEKTSDSSEIEVSGEDEDDLNLDSERSDSGPETGNRDHGCNENKSSESGVKTVNKSFSCPVCGIRFLHKWSLQKHVRVTSHSAVKSSECLVNSKCVKEKQHGGSCRKVQKQLKSFSCDDCGKRFSRKSSLTSHMKGHTGEKPFACKLCGYRCTQKASLNKHMRVHTGDKPFACELCGQRFSHKHNLRKHMKVHTGEKPFACDLCGYRCTQKASLNTHMRVHTGEKPFTCELCGYRCTRKANLNTHMRVHTGEKPFACELCGYRCTQKAHLNHHMRVHTGEKPFACELCGQRFSHKHILKDHMRVHTGEKPFACELCGYRCTVKAKLNTHMRVHTGDKPFACELCGYRCTQKAHLNYHMRVHTGEKPFDCELCEQRFSNKHSLNHHMRGHTGGKPFACELCGQRFSYKNSLKDHMIVHTGEKPFACELCDYRCIRKALLNNHMRVHTGEKPFACELCAYRCTIKAQLNTHMRGHTGEKPFACELCDYRCTRKASLNTHMRVHTGEKPFACELCEYRCTRKASLNTHMRVHTGEKPFACELCGQRFSHKHNLSKHMKVHTGEKPFACELCGQRFSQKTNLKKHTSIHTRLEGFI
- the LOC129157272 gene encoding zinc finger protein 665-like isoform X1, giving the protein MDTDVQQLVLVKEEDPEEQSAGVDQQDPEHLHIKEEQEELWTSLEGEHLCLKEETEAVGSPVTAVSIKSEDDEEKPLVSQLHQQQIEDRDVPTSSSADQMTAETGGGAGTSRNPDLNPHEQTSDSSVTEVSGDDEDDDDDDDDVNRDSGSETGDEDDDWNESRSSESDDSRTREEMDEKPLHLHFHNHPVKEGSVPTSSLAGQMTAKVGGGAETSKNLDLDPNEKTSDSSEIEVSGEDEDDLNLDSERSDSGPETGNRDHGCNENKSSESGVKTVNKSFSCPVCGIRFLHKWSLQKHVRVTSHSAVKSSECLVNSKCVKEKQHGGSCRKVQKQLKSFSCDDCGKRFSRKSSLTSHMKGHTGEKPFACKLCGYRCTQKASLNKHMRVHTGDKPFACELCGQRFSHKHNLRKHMKVHTGEKPFACDLCGYRCTQKASLNTHMRVHTGEKPFTCELCGYRCTRKANLNTHMRVHTGEKPFACELCGYRCTQKAHLNHHMRVHTGEKPFACELCGQRFSHKHILKDHMRVHTGEKPFACELCGYRCTVKAKLNTHMRVHTGDKPFACELCGYRCTQKAHLNYHMRVHTGEKPFDCELCEQRFSNKHSLNHHMRGHTGGKPFACELCGQRFSYKNSLKDHMIVHTGEKPFACELCDYRCIRKALLNNHMRVHTGEKPFACELCAYRCTIKAQLNTHMRGHTGEKPFACELCDYRCTRKASLNTHMRVHTGEKPFACELCEYRCTRKASLNTHMRVHTGEKPFACELCGQRFSHKHNLSKHMKVHTGEKPFACELCGQRFSQKTNLKKHTSIHTRLEGFI